In Cumulibacter soli, the genomic window GTGCTCGGCTTAGCCAGCCAGATGAAGTACCACGACAACCTCGCCAGAGCCGCGCGACCAGCGATGAAGGACCTCTGCGACGAGGTGAACGAGACGATCCACCTCACGGTCCGCGAGGATCGGTGGGTCGTCCTGGTCAGCTTGGTCGAGCCGACCCGACCGGTGCGGACCACCGCGCACATCAGCAGTATGCAGTTGGCGCACGCGACTGCGACGGGCAAGGCCATGTTGGCCGCGCTGTCGGATGAGGACGTGCGCGAACTGCTCGGCACCGGGCTCGAGACACCCACCGAGCGCACCATCGCCACGATCCCAGCCCTACTCAAAGCGCTCGCCCAGATACGTCAGCGCGGCTACGCGATCAATGACCGCGAATACCAGATCGACACCGCGTCGATTGCGGCTCCGATCCGAGATGCGAGCGGACGTACGGTCGCCGCCATGAGTATTTCCTCGCCGGCCACTCGGCTCAAGCGCAACCTCTGGAAGCCGTACGGCGAGGCTGTCGCCCGCGCGGCCTCCCGGGTGCAGATCTAACCGATCGCGAAACTTGACAGGTCATCCCCGCTTTTGCTTGGCTCACTCCGTGAAATGAAACATGAGTTCCGTATAACGGAACATCGCGGGTGGCGTGGGATTCGAGTTCCTGTGTCACCAACAGATGTGACACCAACGAGCGGACACTCTGGTGCCCGCGTGAACCAGAGTCACGGTGAGGAACGACATGACAGCAACCCTTGAGTTGGATCGCCCCAAACCCGGCGTAGCGGTGATCACTTTCGCCAATCCACCGAGAAACCAAATGAGCGCCGACGCGCTCGTCGCCTTCCACGACATCCTCGATGAATTGGAGAAGGACCTACAGGTCCGCTGCCTGGTCATCACCGGCACCGGATCTTCCTGGTGCGCCGGCGCAGACTTGCGCGAAGAGCGTGGCCAAACGCCAGAGCAACTAAAGGCGCACGCTGATTCCAGGGCCTCCTTCGGGACCTTGATCGGCCGGCTCGAAACCATCCGCTTTCCGGTTATTGCTGCGATCAACGGATACACGATCGGCGGTGGCATGGAGCTGGCACTCGCGTGCGACATCCGCGTCGGGTGCGAGGACGCCGTTTTCGTGTGTGCCGGAGTCAACGTCGGACTCATCGCGAGTTGGTATCGGCTACCTCGGGCCATCGGCCTCGGACCTGCCAAGCACATGCTGCTGACCGGGGACAAGTTTGACGCCGATTGGGCGTTACGCAACGGCCTCATCACCGCGCTCTACGGCGCCTCCTCGTTGCTGGATGAGTCTGTCAAGCTCGCCGACCGGATCGCGACTCGGGCTCCGCTTTCGGTGGAGGCGACGAAGGAGTGCTCGGCTCAAGCGTTCGAACTCTCCAGCGAGAGCGCCGCCGCGCTACACACGGAGAAGTTCCTCATCATGGCCGCCAGCGCGGACCACCGCGAAGCGGTCGCATCCTTCTTCGAGAAGCGTCCTGCAACATTCCTGAGGAAGTGAACAGATGCAACTCGGATTGACCGGAGCAGCAGCGCTGGTAACCGGAGCCAGCACGGGGATAGGCCGGGCGATCGCGCAGCAACTCGTCGAATCCGGCGCGCGAGTCGTGGTCTCCAGTCGTCGCTCGCCCGCGATACCCGTGGACGGCGCTCACGCGGAGTTTCTCGGCGACTTCGCGACACCGTCGTGGGCCGATGAACTCGTCACTCGCGCCACGCAATCACTCGGTGGCCTGGATATCGTCGCGCATTGTGCCGGCGGGGCGGTAAACGGAAGCTTCGATGCCCTCGACGCACCGGCGTGGCGCGACGGACTGGATCTCAATCTGCTCAGCGCCGTCGATCTGGTCCGCGCAGCCACACCACACCTGCGCGCCAGTCGCGGCCGAGTCCTGCTGTTGGGCGCCGTCAGTGGATCGGAGCCACGGGCGCACCACAGCATTTCAAATGTCGCAAAAGCGGGGATCGCTGCGTTGGGCAAGTCGCTGAGCCGCGATTTGGCACCCGACGGAATCATCGTCAATGTAATCGCGCCTGGCCGGATCCGGAGCGCCCAGGTAGATCGCGGATACCCGACCGAGCAAAGTCGCCGCGATTTCGCCGAATCCCAGATCCCGCTACAGCGCTTCGGCGAAGCTGACGAAGTTGCCAGCCTTGCGGCCTATCTCGTGTCGCCGCTGAACACCTACGTCACCGGACAGGTGATCGACGTCGATGGCGGTATGTCGCTGAGCTACTAGACATGGTGTAACTGAACGAAAGTTGGGCTCCGGAGGTATCCTCCGGAGCCCAACTCTTGCTGTGGTGATTAGCGGAAGATTCCGCCGAGTCCGCCCTGCGGGTTATTGCCCGGAGCGAGCGAGGCTGCCCACTGCGCGAACGCCGATGGGTTGCGGGTCTGTAGGTAGATCCGCCCGGGGCCGGCGAAGTCGAACACGAATCCCTCACCGGACTTCATCGACTGTATCGTGCGGCCTTCGACAGCGCGCCGCATCCGGAACTGGATATTCAGGTCGTAAGCGACGACGTGACCGGTATCGACGACGATCTGCTCGCCCGGGGCAAGATCGACCACGTCGATCGCGCCGAACACGCTGACGACCGCGGTGCCCTGCCCATGGCATCGGATACCGAAACCGCCCTCACCGCCGAACAGGTTCGCCATCCCGCCCCACTTGGTCTCGATCTCGGTGCCGTACGAGTTCGCGATCCAGTTTCCGCGAGCGAGATAGAACGGCCGGTCGGGCTGAATGTCGATCGGCATGATGTCACCGGGCAGCACGCCGGTGACATCGACCCAGCCACCCTGCTGCGGCGCGGTGTACGTGGTGGTGAAGAACGATTCGCCGGCCAGCACCGAGCGCTTGATCCCCTGCATCACGCCGCCGGCTGACTTCGATTCGATGTGCATTCCTGGGCTGTGCATTGCCATCGCACCGCTTTCGACCCGCACGGGCTCGTTGGGTGCGAGCGAAAGCCTCGCTATTGCGAACGAAGGATTATGACGCAGATTCACCTGCATGATCGAACTCCATGTCTACTCAAGTGATCACCAGCACGAGGTCGCCACCCTCGACCTGAGCAGCACCACCGAGTGCGACGCGTTCGACCTTACCCGCGACCGGCGATGTGATCGAGGCCTCCATCTTCATCGCCTCAATGGTCGCGACCGTCTGGCCAGCTTCTATCTGATCTCCTGCCGATACCGTCACCGTCACCACGCCGGCGAACGGTGCTCCGATCTGCCCGGGGCTGCCCTTGTCTGCCTTCTCGGCAGCCGGTACATCGCTGGAGATCGACCGATCGCGCACGCTGACCGGGCGCAGTTGGCCATTGATCGTGCACATGACCGTCCGGAAACCACGCTCGTCCGGCGCACTGATCGACTGCAGACCGAGATGTAGAGTCTTCCCCTCCTCGATCGACACGCGGTACTCCAGACCGGATTCCATGCCGTACAAGAATGGGGTCGTCGGCAACACCGACACGTTCCCGAACTTTTCGTAGTGGTCGAGATACTCGCGGGTGGGTCCGGGGAATAGCAGCCGGTTCAGCGTGCCACGTCGGTCCGAACTCAGACCGGCTCGATCTGCCGCGGTGAGTTCGGTCATCTGTGGGGTGGCCTTGCGCCCGTCCAACGCCTTGGTGCGGAAGGGCTCTGGCCACCCGCCAGGGGGATCTCCCAACTCACCGTTCAGGAAGCCGATCACGGAGTCGGGAATGTCGAACTGGCCCGGGTTCTCCTCAAACTCGGCCGGGTCTGCACCGACGGCGACCAGCTGCAGCGCGAGGTCGCCGACGACCTTGCTCGATGGCGTCACCTTGACGACGTTGCCGAGAATCCGGTTCGCGGCCGCGTACATGTCCTCGATCTGTTCGAATTTCTCGCCCAGGCCGAGCGCGATGGCCTGCTGCCGCAGGTTGGACAGTTGCCCGCCGGGAATCTCGTGGGTGTACACCCGACCGGTCGGTGCCGGCAGCCCGGACTCGAACGGCGCGTACAACTTGCGCACGCTCTCCCAGTACGGCTCGAGGTCGCATACCGCCTGTAGATCGAGTCCGGATTCGCGTGCGGAGAAGTCGGTCGCGGCCACCAGCGCCGACATCGACGGCTGGCTGGTCGTGCCGGCGACGGACGCCGACGCTGCGTCCACGGCATCTACGCCCGCTTCGATCGCGGCCAGCAACGTGCCTAGCTGGCCACCGGTCGTATCGTGCGTGTGCAGATGCACCGGTAGATCGAAACGCTCGCGCAACGCCGTCACGAGCGTGCGGGCGGCCGGGGCCCGCAGCAATCCGGCCATATCCTTGATCGCCAGCACATGTGCGCCCGCGGCGACGATGTCGTCGGCCAGTCGCAGGTAGTAATCGAGCGTGTACAGCTTCTCCGCGGGATTACTCAGATCGCCGGTGTAACACAGGGCCACCTCGGCGACGGACGTGCCGGTCTCGCGGACGGCATCGATCGCCGGTCGCATCTGCGAGACATCGTTGAGCGCGTCGAAGATGCGGAACACATCGATACCGGTCGCCGCGGCCTCCTGGACAAACGCATTGGTGACGTCGGCCGGGTACGGCGTGTAACCCACCGTATTGCGCCCGCGCAGCAACATCTGCAAGCAGATGTTCGGCACGGCCTCGCGCAGAGCGGCAAGGCGATCCCAGGGACTCTCGTTCAGGAAGCGCAGCGCTACGTCGTACGTCGCACCGCCCCACGCCTCGATGCTCCACAGTTGCGGCGTCAGTCGCGCGACGTGACCGGCCACATTCAGCAAATCCTCGGTGCGGACCCGGGTCGCCAACAGGGACTGGTGCGCGTCACGGAAGGTGGTGTCGGTAATCGCGATCCGCTCGTACGCGCGCAGCCCAGCCGCAAATCCCTCCGGGCCGAGATTGCGCAGGTGATCGCGCGAGGAGGGCGGCGGTGGCACGCTCAGGTCGAGGGCGGGCAGTTTGGTGACCGGCTGAACCTCGATCGGCTTCTCGCCGTTCGGCTTGTTCACCGTGACGTCAGCGAGGAAGTTGAGCAACTTCGTACCGCGATCGGCCGACGAACGCGCGGTGAGCAATCGCGGGTGCTTGTCGATGAAGCTGGTCGTCAGGCGGCCGGCCTGGAAATCAGGATCGGCCAGCACCGCCTGCAGGAACGCCACGTTGGTGGACACCCCGCGGATCCGGAACTCCGCAATGGCGCGCGCCGCGCGCTCCACGGCGACGCTGAAGTCGCGTCCACGGCAGGTGAGTTTGGTCAGCATCGAATCGAAATGCGCACCCACCTCGGCACCGGTGTACGTCGTACCACCGTCCAGGCGCACACCAGCGCCGCCGGGTGAGCGGTAGGTCGTAATGATGCCGGTGTCCGGACGGAATCCGTTGGCGGGATCCTCTGTCGTGATGCGGCACTGCAGTGCCGCGCCGCGCAC contains:
- a CDS encoding pyruvate carboxylase, which gives rise to MDHDVTSQAARSTERPGFSKVLVANRGEIAIRAFRAAYEMHAGTVAVFPYEDRNSEHRLKADEAYQIGEEGHPVRAYLDPELIVETAVKCGADAIYPGYGFLSENPKLAEACDAAGITFIGPSAEVLTLTGNKARAIAAAQRAGVPTLQSVPPSTDADELMKAAEQIPFPLFVKAVAGGGGRGMRRVDAEGDLREAIEACMREAEGAFGDPTVFVEQAVTEPRHIEVQILADGEGNVIHLFERDCSVQRRHQKVVEIAPAPNLDPELRDRICADAVRFAREIGYKNAGTVEFLLDPDGNYVFIEMNPRIQVEHTVTEEITDVDLVRSQLRIAAGESLADLGLDQDSIQVRGAALQCRITTEDPANGFRPDTGIITTYRSPGGAGVRLDGGTTYTGAEVGAHFDSMLTKLTCRGRDFSVAVERAARAIAEFRIRGVSTNVAFLQAVLADPDFQAGRLTTSFIDKHPRLLTARSSADRGTKLLNFLADVTVNKPNGEKPIEVQPVTKLPALDLSVPPPPSSRDHLRNLGPEGFAAGLRAYERIAITDTTFRDAHQSLLATRVRTEDLLNVAGHVARLTPQLWSIEAWGGATYDVALRFLNESPWDRLAALREAVPNICLQMLLRGRNTVGYTPYPADVTNAFVQEAAATGIDVFRIFDALNDVSQMRPAIDAVRETGTSVAEVALCYTGDLSNPAEKLYTLDYYLRLADDIVAAGAHVLAIKDMAGLLRAPAARTLVTALRERFDLPVHLHTHDTTGGQLGTLLAAIEAGVDAVDAASASVAGTTSQPSMSALVAATDFSARESGLDLQAVCDLEPYWESVRKLYAPFESGLPAPTGRVYTHEIPGGQLSNLRQQAIALGLGEKFEQIEDMYAAANRILGNVVKVTPSSKVVGDLALQLVAVGADPAEFEENPGQFDIPDSVIGFLNGELGDPPGGWPEPFRTKALDGRKATPQMTELTAADRAGLSSDRRGTLNRLLFPGPTREYLDHYEKFGNVSVLPTTPFLYGMESGLEYRVSIEEGKTLHLGLQSISAPDERGFRTVMCTINGQLRPVSVRDRSISSDVPAAEKADKGSPGQIGAPFAGVVTVTVSAGDQIEAGQTVATIEAMKMEASITSPVAGKVERVALGGAAQVEGGDLVLVIT
- a CDS encoding IclR family transcriptional regulator; protein product: MRSLQVAFAVLEEIAEAQVIGVSELARRLDLPKATVQRSLQALADVRYVVRADNAQWQLSARVLGLASQMKYHDNLARAARPAMKDLCDEVNETIHLTVREDRWVVLVSLVEPTRPVRTTAHISSMQLAHATATGKAMLAALSDEDVRELLGTGLETPTERTIATIPALLKALAQIRQRGYAINDREYQIDTASIAAPIRDASGRTVAAMSISSPATRLKRNLWKPYGEAVARAASRVQI
- a CDS encoding SDR family NAD(P)-dependent oxidoreductase, coding for MQLGLTGAAALVTGASTGIGRAIAQQLVESGARVVVSSRRSPAIPVDGAHAEFLGDFATPSWADELVTRATQSLGGLDIVAHCAGGAVNGSFDALDAPAWRDGLDLNLLSAVDLVRAATPHLRASRGRVLLLGAVSGSEPRAHHSISNVAKAGIAALGKSLSRDLAPDGIIVNVIAPGRIRSAQVDRGYPTEQSRRDFAESQIPLQRFGEADEVASLAAYLVSPLNTYVTGQVIDVDGGMSLSY
- a CDS encoding enoyl-CoA hydratase/isomerase family protein; translation: MTATLELDRPKPGVAVITFANPPRNQMSADALVAFHDILDELEKDLQVRCLVITGTGSSWCAGADLREERGQTPEQLKAHADSRASFGTLIGRLETIRFPVIAAINGYTIGGGMELALACDIRVGCEDAVFVCAGVNVGLIASWYRLPRAIGLGPAKHMLLTGDKFDADWALRNGLITALYGASSLLDESVKLADRIATRAPLSVEATKECSAQAFELSSESAAALHTEKFLIMAASADHREAVASFFEKRPATFLRK
- a CDS encoding TIGR00266 family protein — its product is MQVNLRHNPSFAIARLSLAPNEPVRVESGAMAMHSPGMHIESKSAGGVMQGIKRSVLAGESFFTTTYTAPQQGGWVDVTGVLPGDIMPIDIQPDRPFYLARGNWIANSYGTEIETKWGGMANLFGGEGGFGIRCHGQGTAVVSVFGAIDVVDLAPGEQIVVDTGHVVAYDLNIQFRMRRAVEGRTIQSMKSGEGFVFDFAGPGRIYLQTRNPSAFAQWAASLAPGNNPQGGLGGIFR